The following coding sequences lie in one Heyndrickxia oleronia genomic window:
- a CDS encoding DoxX family protein has translation MIKGRDQRMKTKGKMIAYWTVTSLLVFAIMLSGIGQLMQFGGNIELVTNLGYPLYILTILGIWKVLGAIALLMPGFPRLKEWVHAGIFFLMTGAALSHVLANDYGDYGFNIILPLSYAALNIASWLLRPQNRMLGSLDSNTEKRAKMERLAFKKINA, from the coding sequence ATGATTAAAGGAAGGGATCAAAGGATGAAAACAAAAGGAAAAATGATTGCTTATTGGACAGTTACTTCACTACTTGTATTTGCTATTATGTTAAGTGGTATCGGGCAACTCATGCAATTTGGGGGGAACATCGAGTTAGTGACGAATCTTGGTTACCCATTATATATTTTAACCATTCTCGGGATATGGAAAGTACTCGGAGCTATCGCACTCCTCATGCCTGGTTTTCCTCGTCTGAAAGAATGGGTTCACGCTGGTATCTTCTTTTTAATGACTGGTGCGGCTCTATCACATGTGTTAGCTAATGATTATGGTGATTACGGTTTTAATATTATTCTTCCTCTTTCATATGCTGCACTCAACATCGCTTCATGGCTACTGAGACCACAAAATCGAATGTTAGGTAGTTTGGATAGCAATACTGAAAAACGTGCAAAGATGGAACGTTTAGCATTCAAAAAAATTAATGCATAG
- a CDS encoding VanZ family protein produces the protein MMSAKLRKLIFAGTILYTILILYFLFLAFNRLEHATNYGYEFLLIPEYPPLTFPRLSFGWIYDFGNIAAFIPFGVFIPLLYRVSFKKFIFIFILIILVLETLQSLTFLGTFDVDDVISNTLGAAIGFCAYKVGFSSKVTLKKLMLSILSIGVFLIGIMVISESINFALKKRESPIQALNDVKEMTGNLPMIENLQSFTVAGKIIEPKMNVYTSKGKNSTKYIYMLGNKKDVTLYSYFGFSDNDDHKGEVTIIADGNVRAQYDGENFKTEVTLIIPFEKVNKITIIVSGNAKLWDVGFSEMKHWWE, from the coding sequence ATGATGAGTGCTAAATTAAGAAAACTTATCTTTGCAGGAACCATTCTATATACCATTCTAATTCTATATTTTCTTTTTCTGGCTTTTAATAGATTAGAACATGCAACCAATTATGGATATGAATTCTTGCTAATTCCAGAATATCCACCACTTACCTTTCCAAGACTATCTTTTGGATGGATATACGATTTTGGAAATATTGCTGCTTTTATTCCTTTCGGAGTTTTCATTCCCCTATTATATCGTGTAAGTTTTAAGAAATTCATATTCATATTTATCTTGATTATTCTCGTCCTGGAAACCCTACAGTCCTTAACTTTTCTTGGTACCTTTGATGTAGATGATGTAATTTCTAATACATTAGGTGCAGCGATAGGATTTTGTGCTTATAAAGTAGGATTTTCTTCAAAAGTTACTTTAAAAAAACTCATGCTTTCAATTTTATCTATTGGTGTATTTCTCATTGGAATAATGGTCATCTCTGAATCGATCAACTTTGCTTTAAAGAAAAGAGAAAGCCCCATTCAAGCATTAAATGATGTGAAAGAAATGACAGGAAATCTACCTATGATTGAAAATCTTCAAAGTTTCACTGTAGCAGGAAAAATAATCGAGCCTAAAATGAACGTGTATACCAGTAAAGGTAAAAATAGCACCAAATATATCTATATGTTGGGAAACAAAAAGGATGTAACATTGTATTCCTATTTCGGATTTTCAGATAATGACGATCACAAAGGAGAAGTGACTATAATCGCGGACGGAAACGTGAGAGCTCAATATGATGGGGAAAATTTCAAAACAGAAGTTACGCTAATCATACCATTTGAAAAGGTAAATAAGATTACGATTATCGTATCCGGAAACGCTAAACTGTGGGATGTTGGTTTCAGTGAAATGAAGCATTGGTGGGAATAA
- a CDS encoding LysR family transcriptional regulator, which yields MDIRQLRYFIAIVEERKISAAAVRLHISQPPLSQHLKAMEEELGSKLVERSGKYLEVTEAGKALYKYALQVTQLMEEAKMEVKEVGNGVNGRLTLGINTFSYVGLSTILQDFQQLYPKVTYKIQQNESSHLCKLVRDRSVELAIIRLPLELDDFTVFHLDTEPFYLITSTKQKTFKHEVTLEEVVNFPLILPSTEGLGVHYLILEAFSKNQLHPQIVSECSDISLLLDQVAADFGASIVPETVIKLNKNNHIQATKIVDDNFNTSTGLIWLKNHYLSSAAENFIHLLTERKK from the coding sequence GTGGATATCAGACAGCTGCGTTATTTTATAGCGATTGTAGAGGAAAGGAAAATTTCAGCTGCTGCAGTAAGACTACATATTTCCCAACCTCCTTTAAGTCAACATTTAAAAGCTATGGAGGAAGAGCTCGGATCTAAATTAGTGGAACGCAGCGGAAAATATTTAGAAGTCACTGAGGCTGGCAAAGCCTTATATAAGTATGCCTTACAGGTCACACAATTAATGGAAGAGGCAAAAATGGAAGTAAAAGAAGTGGGAAATGGAGTAAACGGAAGACTAACATTAGGGATAAACACCTTTTCCTATGTTGGTTTATCTACTATTCTGCAAGATTTCCAACAACTATATCCAAAGGTTACCTATAAAATTCAACAGAATGAATCCTCTCATCTTTGTAAATTAGTAAGGGATCGGTCAGTCGAATTGGCAATCATCCGATTACCGCTTGAGTTAGATGACTTCACCGTTTTTCATCTTGATACAGAGCCCTTTTACTTGATTACATCAACAAAACAGAAGACATTCAAGCATGAAGTGACACTTGAAGAAGTGGTAAATTTCCCACTCATTTTACCTAGTACAGAAGGATTGGGTGTACATTATTTGATTTTGGAGGCCTTTTCAAAGAATCAGCTTCATCCGCAAATTGTCTCCGAATGCTCAGACATCTCGCTTTTATTAGACCAAGTCGCTGCTGATTTCGGTGCATCCATTGTTCCTGAAACCGTCATTAAGCTAAATAAAAACAACCATATCCAAGCGACTAAAATTGTAGACGACAATTTCAATACCTCCACCGGCCTCATCTGGTTGAAAAATCATTATCTTTCAAGTGCCGCTGAAAACTTTATTCATTTGCTGACTGAACGTAAAAAGTGA
- a CDS encoding RNA polymerase sigma factor gives MFEHENVEEQIEKIYNLHYLDVYRFLICFSGNQNDAEDVTQEVFIRVLNNLSNKARITNLKTWIFSIAKYVAIDHYRKKRFSSLFTDGFFKQIASTEKDPNQVIEQNETKQLVHTAISKLKPTYRAIVILRGINECSIKETAEILQCSESKVKVDYHRALKEMRKN, from the coding sequence TTGTTTGAACATGAAAATGTAGAGGAACAGATTGAAAAGATCTATAATCTCCATTATTTGGATGTGTATCGATTTCTTATCTGTTTTTCAGGAAACCAGAATGATGCAGAGGATGTAACACAGGAAGTGTTTATTCGTGTCCTTAACAATTTATCGAACAAGGCCCGAATTACCAACTTAAAAACATGGATATTTTCAATTGCCAAGTATGTTGCGATTGACCATTATCGAAAAAAAAGATTTTCTTCTCTCTTTACCGATGGATTTTTTAAACAAATCGCCTCAACCGAAAAGGACCCCAATCAAGTAATTGAACAAAATGAAACGAAACAGCTTGTTCACACAGCCATATCAAAATTAAAACCAACCTATCGAGCAATAGTCATACTAAGAGGAATAAACGAATGTTCAATAAAAGAGACAGCTGAAATTCTGCAATGTAGTGAGTCGAAGGTAAAAGTCGATTACCACCGTGCATTGAAGGAAATGAGGAAAAATTAA
- a CDS encoding amidohydrolase, with amino-acid sequence MSSTFWLTNVRLESGYNVDQGVITGTKTECNHLLIKEGKIAKILPSTEAITDNLPKKDVKKQLVLPSFIEKHCHLDKTLLSDRWRAVTPVKNIFERLEIEKTTLPNLETTTQERAESLLNIYQQSGVTHVRTHVDIYPEVGLKNLEEVQKALQSFEGKLSYEIVAFPQHGLLRTKAKDLVREAVRQGASLVGGVDPATVDGDIEASLQEMVEIAVEGNAGIDLHLHDADHLGIFTMKRLAQLTKEAGLQGKVSISHAFGLGDISAAQAEAMADILADAGITIITSVPLGRKFPPVQLLHRKGVEVAVGCDNIFDVWSPFGNGDILERASRLAEISGWVNEQSLAQTLSFITGGKTPLNDQGEQIWPKVGDDADLVVVDATCSAETIARRSKRVATIFQGEIVS; translated from the coding sequence ATGAGTTCGACTTTTTGGCTAACCAATGTCCGATTAGAAAGCGGGTACAATGTTGACCAAGGTGTCATAACAGGGACAAAAACAGAATGTAACCATCTATTAATTAAAGAAGGGAAAATTGCAAAAATCCTTCCTTCTACGGAAGCGATAACAGACAATTTGCCGAAAAAAGATGTGAAGAAGCAATTGGTATTGCCTTCATTTATCGAAAAGCATTGCCACCTAGATAAAACATTGCTTAGTGATCGTTGGCGAGCAGTCACACCAGTAAAAAATATTTTTGAACGATTAGAAATTGAAAAAACTACACTTCCAAACTTGGAAACGACTACTCAAGAACGTGCAGAATCCTTATTGAATATCTACCAGCAGTCTGGAGTAACGCATGTGCGCACACATGTAGATATTTATCCTGAGGTGGGGTTGAAAAATTTAGAAGAGGTTCAGAAAGCCTTGCAATCGTTTGAAGGCAAGCTCAGCTATGAAATTGTTGCATTTCCACAGCATGGTCTGCTGCGAACAAAGGCAAAAGACTTAGTTCGTGAAGCGGTTCGACAAGGAGCAAGCTTAGTCGGTGGTGTAGATCCCGCGACGGTTGATGGTGATATTGAAGCCTCTTTACAAGAAATGGTGGAGATCGCTGTTGAAGGCAATGCGGGAATCGACTTGCATTTGCACGATGCGGATCATTTAGGTATCTTTACGATGAAAAGATTGGCCCAATTAACGAAAGAGGCTGGATTACAAGGGAAAGTATCGATAAGTCATGCATTTGGACTTGGGGATATTTCAGCCGCTCAGGCAGAAGCGATGGCTGACATCTTAGCTGATGCAGGGATCACGATTATTACGAGTGTCCCACTCGGGAGAAAGTTTCCTCCTGTTCAATTATTGCATAGGAAAGGGGTAGAGGTTGCTGTCGGATGTGATAATATATTCGATGTCTGGTCCCCATTTGGAAATGGAGATATTTTAGAACGAGCAAGCCGTCTAGCTGAAATCTCAGGATGGGTAAATGAACAATCCTTAGCCCAAACACTTTCTTTTATCACTGGTGGAAAAACACCGCTTAATGATCAAGGTGAACAAATTTGGCCGAAGGTAGGAGACGATGCTGATCTAGTCGTCGTTGATGCTACATGTTCTGCTGAAACCATTGCAAGACGATCGAAGCGAGTAGCAACAATATTCCAAGGAGAAATCGTATCCTGA
- a CDS encoding amidohydrolase family protein — protein sequence MAAVEFWLANVKLETGYFFDNGTVTGTETADFHIKVEDGKIKEMILAEKPLVTNLPIYDANHYLMLPSFRDMHIHIDKTYYGGPWKAPSIPTKGIITRLEEERELLPRLLPVAKERAEKLLDLLLHSGSTYVRTHCNIDPVIGLKNLEATLQAIETFKGKADVEIVAFPQHGLLRSKSVSLVREALRNGASLVGGVDPASIDENIEKSLHTVMDLAVEANANIDLHIHDPGHLGIFTFKRLAAFTEEAGWQGRVTISHALAIADISTKEAAEMAEILAQQGISITSSVPIGRTIPIPLLHEKGVDISLGDDSITDHWSPFGKGDSLEKAGTLAQRFGLSDERSLGQTLTYITGGKTPLNKSGERIWPNIGDEADLVFVDASCSAEAVARRAKRIAVLNKGNLVAGKLSTLK from the coding sequence ATGGCAGCTGTAGAGTTTTGGTTAGCAAATGTGAAATTAGAAACAGGTTACTTTTTTGATAATGGTACAGTGACAGGAACAGAAACAGCAGATTTCCATATAAAAGTTGAAGACGGAAAAATAAAAGAAATGATTTTAGCCGAAAAACCATTGGTAACTAATTTACCAATATATGATGCGAATCATTATTTAATGCTTCCATCTTTTAGGGACATGCATATCCATATTGATAAGACATACTATGGTGGTCCCTGGAAAGCGCCAAGTATTCCAACAAAGGGGATTATAACTAGACTGGAGGAAGAGCGGGAATTACTTCCTCGTTTATTGCCTGTTGCAAAGGAAAGGGCAGAAAAGCTACTCGATTTACTTTTACATTCTGGATCAACCTATGTCCGTACTCATTGTAATATTGATCCTGTCATTGGGTTGAAAAATTTAGAAGCAACCTTACAAGCGATAGAAACGTTTAAAGGTAAGGCTGATGTTGAAATTGTAGCTTTTCCACAGCATGGATTATTGCGAAGCAAGTCTGTATCGCTAGTAAGAGAAGCATTGCGGAACGGGGCCTCCTTAGTTGGTGGGGTAGATCCTGCATCGATTGATGAGAATATTGAAAAATCATTACATACGGTAATGGATCTTGCTGTAGAGGCAAATGCCAATATTGATCTTCATATCCATGATCCGGGACATCTCGGTATTTTTACGTTTAAACGATTGGCCGCTTTTACGGAGGAAGCAGGCTGGCAAGGAAGAGTGACCATTAGTCATGCATTAGCAATCGCCGATATTTCTACAAAAGAAGCAGCTGAAATGGCGGAAATTCTCGCACAACAAGGAATTTCAATTACATCGTCTGTTCCAATTGGTAGAACGATTCCAATCCCGCTTTTGCATGAAAAGGGTGTAGATATTTCTCTTGGTGATGATAGTATTACCGATCATTGGTCCCCTTTTGGAAAAGGAGATAGTTTAGAAAAGGCTGGAACCTTAGCTCAGCGTTTTGGTTTAAGTGACGAACGGTCACTTGGACAAACTCTTACCTATATTACAGGGGGCAAAACTCCTTTGAATAAAAGTGGGGAACGCATTTGGCCAAATATTGGTGATGAAGCTGATCTTGTGTTCGTTGATGCAAGCTGTTCAGCTGAGGCAGTTGCTAGGAGAGCGAAGAGAATCGCTGTTTTAAATAAAGGTAATCTCGTTGCTGGTAAACTTTCAACTTTGAAATAG
- the spoIIP gene encoding stage II sporulation protein P codes for MQTDKDLFELIKETYPLNPREEFVSATSKKLRQSARKLNNKRRIKLFSYVSSSIAICAIALTCFFIYGGKDTEQEGIFSSIAMKKDPIIYIYQTHNFESFFTKSNMNDPAEALHETDNITLVGEKLSQSLIKKGIPTIHDKTNIMGILKEKGLSFNDAYTISREPLKSTLEKNKSLKMVFDIHRDSRKRNETTIEINGKDYSRTVFVVSRSSANYEENLKFAELLDEKIKGKFPGLSRGVIVKDNPTSRDTYNQDLFGNSVLLEIGGVENTLQEEYRTVDILVEVIEEILKEKEI; via the coding sequence ATGCAAACTGATAAAGATTTATTCGAACTAATAAAAGAAACGTATCCACTTAATCCTAGAGAGGAATTTGTTTCAGCTACTTCCAAAAAACTCAGACAAAGCGCAAGAAAGCTAAATAATAAACGCAGGATAAAACTATTTTCATATGTTTCAAGTAGTATTGCGATATGTGCCATTGCTCTTACATGTTTCTTTATTTATGGAGGTAAAGATACCGAGCAAGAGGGAATATTCTCCTCTATAGCTATGAAAAAAGACCCTATAATTTATATCTATCAAACACATAATTTTGAATCCTTTTTCACTAAATCGAATATGAATGATCCGGCAGAAGCATTACACGAAACGGATAATATCACATTAGTAGGTGAAAAATTAAGCCAGTCCTTAATAAAGAAGGGGATTCCAACGATCCATGATAAAACAAATATTATGGGAATTCTCAAAGAAAAAGGCTTATCCTTTAATGACGCGTACACCATCTCAAGAGAGCCATTAAAATCTACCTTGGAAAAAAATAAAAGCTTGAAAATGGTTTTTGATATACACAGAGATTCACGAAAACGAAACGAAACGACGATTGAAATAAACGGAAAAGATTATTCAAGAACAGTGTTCGTTGTATCCCGCTCAAGTGCTAATTATGAGGAGAACTTAAAGTTTGCTGAACTTCTCGATGAAAAAATTAAGGGAAAATTTCCTGGTTTATCAAGAGGAGTAATTGTAAAAGACAATCCAACAAGCCGGGATACGTATAACCAGGACCTCTTTGGAAACTCCGTATTACTAGAAATAGGAGGGGTGGAAAACACATTGCAGGAGGAATATAGAACAGTGGATATTCTCGTTGAAGTAATTGAAGAGATTCTTAAGGAAAAAGAAATATAA
- a CDS encoding nucleoside deaminase: protein MDFVKHTIDLARKNVEEGGRPFATVIVRDGEIIAESPNLVAQTHDPTAHAEILAIREACRKLETEHLVDCDIYILASPCPMCLGSLYYCSPKQVIYITTREDYAPYYKDDRKYFELETFYDEYAKPIEERRLPMIQQKDDESIKVYQRWSELNNK from the coding sequence ATGGATTTTGTTAAACATACAATTGATTTAGCACGTAAAAATGTAGAAGAGGGTGGGAGACCATTCGCCACAGTCATCGTACGAGATGGGGAAATTATTGCAGAAAGTCCAAACTTAGTTGCGCAAACACATGATCCGACGGCACACGCTGAAATACTAGCGATTAGAGAAGCATGTAGGAAATTAGAAACTGAGCATCTAGTTGATTGTGATATCTATATTCTAGCAAGCCCATGTCCGATGTGCTTAGGCTCTCTCTACTACTGTAGTCCTAAACAAGTCATCTATATAACAACACGTGAGGATTATGCTCCTTATTATAAGGATGATCGTAAATACTTTGAATTAGAAACCTTCTATGATGAGTACGCCAAACCAATCGAAGAACGCAGATTACCAATGATTCAACAAAAAGATGATGAGAGTATTAAAGTGTATCAACGGTGGAGCGAACTAAATAATAAATAA
- a CDS encoding GyrI-like domain-containing protein, with translation MTNYTLEEKESFTVTGFGTELKSDYTDFAGINKEKSDFWQTVSQDGTLDTLKAVATNDYIFAVNEAVNNKMMYYAGVMTEDSVPEASRVIQFPKGEYLVVKGEGRTAEELNNMLVGIAFGQVLPEAKNFAYVGGPNATVEMGQQNGLVIGEMWIPVVRK, from the coding sequence ATGACAAATTATACGCTAGAAGAAAAAGAAAGCTTTACCGTTACGGGTTTTGGAACAGAGCTTAAGAGCGATTATACAGACTTTGCTGGTATTAACAAGGAAAAATCAGACTTTTGGCAGACTGTCAGTCAAGATGGAACGCTTGACACTTTAAAAGCAGTAGCCACCAATGATTACATTTTTGCGGTGAACGAAGCAGTGAACAATAAGATGATGTATTATGCTGGCGTCATGACAGAGGATTCGGTTCCAGAAGCTTCAAGAGTGATCCAATTTCCTAAGGGGGAATACCTAGTTGTAAAAGGGGAGGGAAGGACAGCTGAAGAATTGAATAATATGCTTGTTGGGATTGCCTTTGGTCAGGTCTTGCCGGAAGCAAAGAACTTTGCCTATGTTGGTGGACCAAATGCAACGGTTGAGATGGGGCAGCAAAACGGCTTAGTTATTGGAGAAATGTGGATTCCTGTTGTTAGGAAATAA
- a CDS encoding ankyrin repeat domain-containing protein, whose translation MNQQLIASAEKGETEKVLRLLEDGADINATDERGRTAVVAATYNNHIETVKALIQKKADINIRDNQLNNVLLYAGAEGMLDIVKLALEAGADTKLTNRYGGTALIPASERGHVDVVEELLTHSDIDVNHINNLHWTALLEAVILGDGGEKHQEIVKLLAEHGADVTIGDREGITALEHAQNRGFHKIAKLLQDVEV comes from the coding sequence TTGAATCAGCAACTCATTGCTTCAGCTGAGAAGGGGGAAACTGAAAAAGTTCTTAGATTGCTAGAGGACGGTGCAGATATTAATGCAACCGATGAGCGTGGGCGTACAGCTGTAGTTGCAGCAACTTATAACAATCACATTGAAACGGTTAAGGCACTGATTCAAAAGAAGGCGGATATCAATATTCGTGACAATCAGTTAAATAATGTGCTTCTTTATGCTGGGGCAGAAGGCATGCTTGACATTGTAAAGCTAGCATTAGAGGCTGGAGCGGATACAAAACTGACGAATCGATATGGAGGGACGGCTCTTATCCCTGCTTCTGAACGGGGGCATGTTGATGTGGTGGAGGAGCTACTGACTCACTCGGATATTGATGTTAACCATATCAACAATTTGCATTGGACAGCACTATTGGAAGCAGTCATTTTAGGGGATGGCGGCGAAAAACATCAAGAAATTGTAAAGCTATTAGCTGAACATGGGGCAGATGTGACGATTGGTGATCGCGAGGGAATAACAGCTTTGGAACATGCTCAAAATAGAGGGTTTCATAAAATAGCAAAGTTATTGCAGGACGTGGAAGTATAG
- a CDS encoding nuclease-related domain-containing protein, producing MSAKDKNNYHYLEKGFDGEKKFDAVIGNSSDCLLIIPDLLFEYQNTTFQIDSLVIAKEEIYLFEIKNNERDHYFKDDNWYLLSGKEIKNPLLQLKRSESLLRRLLQSLGFQLPIKAYLVFVNPHFFLYQAPMKAPIIFHPQLKHFIDDLKATSLKITDGHVNIAKKLLSHHIEETTFHYIPEYTFEQLKKGITCVKCASLMKALSLQSLACEKCGIKEDTETAILRSIDEFQLLFPDRKITTTGIHEWCEIIHSKKMIRRILFENYTLQGYGRSAHYVRKNKNTQ from the coding sequence TTGTCAGCAAAGGACAAGAATAATTATCATTATCTTGAAAAAGGGTTTGATGGAGAGAAAAAATTTGATGCGGTGATAGGGAATTCTTCTGATTGCCTCCTCATCATTCCAGATTTACTTTTTGAATATCAAAATACTACTTTTCAAATCGACTCACTAGTCATAGCAAAAGAGGAAATTTATTTATTTGAAATAAAAAACAATGAGAGAGATCATTATTTTAAAGACGATAATTGGTACTTACTATCGGGTAAGGAAATTAAAAATCCACTTCTCCAATTAAAAAGAAGTGAATCTCTGCTTCGGCGACTTTTGCAATCTCTCGGTTTTCAACTTCCAATCAAAGCATATCTCGTTTTTGTTAATCCCCATTTCTTTCTATATCAAGCTCCTATGAAAGCACCTATTATTTTCCACCCACAGCTTAAACATTTTATTGATGATCTTAAGGCAACATCATTGAAAATAACAGATGGACATGTAAACATTGCAAAAAAGCTCCTATCCCATCATATAGAAGAAACTACCTTTCATTATATTCCCGAATACACATTTGAACAGTTGAAAAAGGGCATAACTTGCGTTAAGTGCGCGTCTTTAATGAAAGCACTAAGCCTTCAATCGTTAGCTTGTGAAAAATGTGGAATAAAAGAGGACACTGAAACGGCAATCTTACGTAGCATTGACGAATTCCAATTGCTTTTTCCCGATCGTAAAATTACCACTACTGGCATTCACGAATGGTGTGAAATCATCCACTCCAAAAAAATGATTCGCAGGATCCTTTTTGAAAACTATACTCTCCAAGGTTACGGTAGGTCCGCCCATTATGTTAGAAAAAACAAAAACACTCAATAA
- a CDS encoding PD-(D/E)XK nuclease family protein, with protein MNRPNLFNYATSELSQDAFLCWLLEWANPQYKAMDENLHLTALQFITEIFTKHGMQMVEIGRIEIIRQQSKIDVLAVINHEIYILIEDKTYTKEHSDQLNRYRKTLYDEGKDKQLPIYYKIGNQGNYEMVKKAGFELFGRKEMLTILETGIQGGTSNPILVDYYEHLKNIDAQHESYQKQPLATWGFLSWHGFYSKLQEEGIHGHWDYVANPRGGFNGFWWHWKNADSCRVYLQLENEKLCCKIQVKDKSKRSELRSFWSKIILEHCNKLVLSFIKPERFGNGEFMTVAILDEYRTTDKNGMIDLQQTLATLKKAETMLDDIVSHSSMLVVNK; from the coding sequence TTGAACAGACCAAATTTATTTAACTATGCAACGAGCGAGCTTTCACAGGATGCATTTTTGTGCTGGCTGTTGGAATGGGCTAATCCACAGTATAAAGCTATGGATGAAAATTTGCATTTGACTGCGTTACAATTTATTACTGAAATTTTTACAAAGCATGGGATGCAGATGGTGGAAATTGGTCGTATCGAAATCATTAGACAGCAATCTAAGATTGATGTGTTAGCTGTAATTAATCATGAAATTTATATTTTAATAGAAGATAAAACATATACAAAAGAACATTCCGATCAACTAAATCGTTATCGAAAGACATTATATGATGAAGGAAAAGATAAACAGCTACCTATTTATTATAAAATAGGAAACCAAGGAAATTATGAAATGGTAAAAAAAGCGGGATTCGAATTATTCGGAAGAAAAGAAATGCTAACTATATTGGAAACCGGGATTCAAGGTGGGACGAGTAATCCGATATTGGTCGATTATTATGAGCACCTTAAAAATATTGATGCTCAGCATGAAAGTTATCAAAAACAACCGCTAGCTACATGGGGATTTTTATCATGGCATGGCTTTTACTCCAAATTACAAGAAGAAGGGATTCATGGTCATTGGGATTACGTTGCAAATCCACGGGGTGGCTTTAATGGATTTTGGTGGCATTGGAAGAATGCTGATTCATGCAGAGTTTATTTACAGCTTGAAAATGAAAAACTATGCTGCAAAATTCAAGTCAAAGATAAAAGTAAGCGCTCAGAACTAAGATCCTTCTGGTCTAAAATCATTTTAGAGCATTGCAATAAATTGGTGCTTTCTTTTATTAAACCAGAACGCTTCGGTAATGGAGAATTCATGACGGTTGCTATTTTAGATGAATACAGAACAACCGATAAGAATGGAATGATTGATTTACAGCAAACATTGGCAACCTTAAAGAAAGCTGAAACAATGTTGGATGACATCGTCAGTCATTCGTCCATGTTGGTGGTAAATAAATAG
- a CDS encoding phage tail protein, which produces MSYTVDFKNVSTVGLESSPIAETLAGLRANEARYFMNKYKHEFTVIPGSESQETLDYVNRILKEERDIEFAAKPLETSRFQVENIQFTYVIYEDGLVLNVMYTVNDPKKRAVGFKLSEGMEVPKELEGKFKFARQKSKLAGTIRGSFFVIKGEY; this is translated from the coding sequence ATGTCTTATACTGTTGATTTTAAAAATGTGTCTACCGTTGGTTTAGAGTCTTCACCTATTGCAGAAACGCTTGCTGGTTTACGTGCGAATGAAGCCCGTTACTTTATGAACAAATATAAGCATGAATTTACGGTTATACCAGGTAGTGAAAGCCAGGAGACCCTTGATTATGTGAACCGAATTTTGAAAGAAGAACGTGATATTGAGTTTGCGGCTAAACCATTAGAAACATCGCGTTTTCAAGTAGAAAATATCCAATTTACCTACGTCATTTATGAGGATGGTCTTGTCCTAAATGTCATGTACACGGTAAATGATCCTAAGAAGCGGGCCGTTGGTTTTAAGCTTTCTGAGGGGATGGAGGTACCAAAGGAGTTAGAAGGGAAATTTAAGTTTGCTAGGCAGAAGTCTAAATTAGCTGGAACAATTCGAGGCTCGTTTTTTGTGATCAAAGGAGAATATTAA